The following are encoded in a window of Oncorhynchus mykiss isolate Arlee chromosome Y, USDA_OmykA_1.1, whole genome shotgun sequence genomic DNA:
- the LOC110509320 gene encoding beta-crystallin A4-like has protein sequence MTHHCTKFSGHWKIIVFDEECFQGRRHEFTSECCNVMEFGFETVRSLRVESGAWVGYEHASYQGQQFVLERGEYPQCDAFGGSNAYHIERMTSFRPIACANHRECRMTIYERENFLGRKGELSDDYPSLQAMGWCNNEVGSLRVQSGAFVCYQYPGYRGYQYIMECDRHCGEYKHFREFGSHSQTPQIQSIRRIQQ, from the exons ATGACTCACCATTGCACCAAGTTCTCCGGCCACTGGAAG atcatTGTCTTCGACGAGGAGTGCTTCCAGGGGCGTCGGCACGAGTTCACCTCCGAGTGCTGCAATGTGATGGAGTTCGGGTTCGAGACTGTGCGCTCCCTCAGGGTGGAGAGTGGAGC TTGGGTTGGCTATGAGCATGCTTCCTACCAGGGCCAGCAGTTTGTGCTGGAGAGAGGAGAATACCCCCAGTGCGACGCCTTCGGAGGAAGCAATGCCTACCATATCGAGAGGATGACCTCCTTCAGGCCCATTGCCTGCGCT AACCACAGGGAGTGTCGTATGACCATTTATGAGCGCGAGAACTTCCTTGGTCGTAAGGGCGAGCTGAGCGACGACTACCCCTCCCTCCAGGCCATGGGCTGGTGCAACAACGAGGTCGGCTCCCTCAGGGTCCAGTCCGGAGC TTTTGTGTGCTACCAGTACCCCGGATACCGTGGCTACCAGTACATCATGGAGTGTGACCGTCACTGTGGCGAGTACAAGCACTTCAGGGAGTTCGGCTCCCACTCCCAGACCCCTCAGATCCAGTCCATCCGCCGCATTCAGCAGTAA